One Oncorhynchus keta strain PuntledgeMale-10-30-2019 chromosome 11, Oket_V2, whole genome shotgun sequence DNA window includes the following coding sequences:
- the LOC118390579 gene encoding gamma-aminobutyric acid receptor-associated protein — protein sequence MKFLYKEEHPFEKRRSEGEKIRKKYPDRVPVIVEKAPKARIGDLDKKKYLVPSDLTVGQFYFLIRKRIHLRAEDALFFFVNNVIPPTSATMGLLYQEHHEEDFFLYIAYSDESVYGNSQTKV from the exons ATGAAATTCCTGTATAAAGAGGAGCACCCATTTGAGAAGAGAAGATCGGAGGGGGAAAAGATCAGGAAGAAGTACCCAGATCGAGTGCCA GTGATAGTGGAGAAAGCCCCTAAAGCCAGAATTGGTGATTTGGACAAGAAGAAATATCTTGTACCCTCTGATCTTACAG TGGGACAGTTCTACTTCCTAATACGGAAGAGGATTCACCTGCGGGCAGAGGACGCCCTTTTCTTCTTTGTCAACAATGTCATTCCTCCCACCTCAGCCACCATGGGACTACTTTACCAG GAACACCACGAAGAGGACTTCTTTCTTTACATTGCCTACAGTGACGAGAGTGTCTACGGAAACAGCCAAACGAAAGTCTAG
- the LOC127906202 gene encoding uncharacterized protein LOC127906202: protein MANETWCGHKSIQELKSFCSPDLEFLTIKCRPHYLPREFSSIIITAVYIPPQADTSMALNKLYLTLCKLESIHPEAAFIVAVDFNKANLKTRLPKLYQHIDCATRAGNTLDHCYSNLRNAYKALPRPPFGKADHDSILLIPAYRQKLKQEGPTLRSVQRWSDQSDSTLQDCFHHMDWDMFRIASDNNIDEYADSVCEFIRTCVEDVVPIATIKTFPNQKPWIDGSIRVKLKARTTALNQGKVTGNMTEYKQCSYSLRKAIKQAKRQYKDKVESQFKGSDTRGIWQGLQSITDYKKKTSPVTDHAPRQTNSLFCLL, encoded by the coding sequence atggctaacgagacgtggtgtggtcacaaaagcatacaggaactcaagtccttctgttcacctgatttagaattcctcacaatcaaatgtcgaccgcattatctaccaagggaattctcttcgattataatcacagccgtatatattcccccccaagcagacacatcgatggctctgaacaaactttatttgactctttgcaaactggaatccatacatcctgaggctgcattcattgtagctgtggattttaacaaggctaatctgaaaacaagactccctaaattgtatcagcatatcgattgcgcaaccagggctggcaacaccttggatcactgctattctaacttacgcaacgcatataaggccctgccccgccctcctttcggaaaagctgaccacgactccattttgttgatccctgcctacagacagaaactaaaacaagaaggtcccacgctgaggtctgttcaacgctggtccgaccaatctgattccacactccaagactgcttccatcacatggactgggatatgtttcgtattgcgtcagacaacaacattgacgaatacgctgattcggtgtgcgagttcattagaacgtgcgttgaagatgtcgttcccatagcaacgattaaaacattcccaaaccagaaaccgtggattgatggcagcattcgcgtgaaactgaaagcgcgaaccactgctttaaatcagggcaaggtgaccggaaacatgaccgaatacaaacagtgtagctattccctccgcaaggcaatcaaacaagctaagcgtcagtataaagacaaagtagaatctcaattcaaaggctcagacacaagaggtatatggcagggtctacagtcaatcacggattacaaaaagaaaaccagccccgtcacggaccatgctcccaggcagactaattcacttttttgcctgctttga
- the LOC118390580 gene encoding CTD nuclear envelope phosphatase 1A-like isoform X4, with amino-acid sequence MAIIQYQTVRYDTLPLLPVSRNRLNAVKRKILVLDLDETLIHSHPDRLVRPKVRPGTPPDFILKVVINRHPVRFLVHKRPHVDFFLEVVSQWYELVVFTASMEIYGSAVSDKLDGDILKRRYYRQHCTLDLGSYFKDLSVVHNDLSSIVILDNSPGAYRIHPGSPQMSDPSSVENSISIGYGDSSIGASISTSTSSLFRMPFLLVCTTPSSALPTSLNLHGVTLFKKREDKDWGPQIQRRRGGALRIIKTKWRGQGFFFFPEWKLLPLQSLDSGSSCRVFV; translated from the exons ATAATCCAGTACCAAACGGTGCGTTATGACACACTACCTCTGTTGCCTGTGTCCAGAAACAGACTCA ATGCAGTCAAGAGGAAGATTCTGGTGCTGGACCTTGACGAGACCCTAATCCACTCCCACCCTGATAGGTTGGTGAGACCCAAAGTGAGACCAGGCACTCCACCAGACTTCATCCTAAAG GTGGTGATCAACAGACATCCTGTCAGGTTTTTAGTACATAAAAGACCGCATGTGGACTTCTTCTTAGAAGTG GTGAGTCAGTGGTATGAGCTGGTGGTTTTCACGGCCAGTATGGAAATATATGGCTCAGCCGTGTCTGACAAGCTAGACGGAGACATCCTTAAACGAAGATACTACAGACAG CACTGTACATTGGATCTGGGTAGCTATTTTAAAGATCTTTCTGTGGTGCACAATGATCTATCTAGCATAGTCATCCTGGACAACTCGCCTGGAGCCTACCGCATCCACCCTG GTTCACCTCAGATGTCCGATCCGTCCTCAGTCGAAAACTCCATCAGCATCGGCTATGGGGATTCGTCCATCGGGGCTAGTATCAGCACCTCCACTTCCTCTCTTTTTAGAATGCCGTTTCTCCTGGTTTGCACGACCCCTTCCTCTGCTCTGCCCACATCTCTCAATCTCCATGGTGTGACCCTTTTTAAGAAGAGGGAGGACAAAGACTGGGGGCCACAAatacagaggaggagggggggggcgCTACGTATTATAAAAACAAAGTGGAGAGggcaaggtttttttttttttcctgaaTGGAAACTCTTGCCTTTACAGTCCTTGGATTCTGGGAGTTCATGTCGAGTGTTTGTATAA
- the LOC118390580 gene encoding CTD nuclear envelope phosphatase 1A-like isoform X5, producing the protein MGVYSVHTQETFTDDAVKRKILVLDLDETLIHSHPDRLVRPKVRPGTPPDFILKVVINRHPVRFLVHKRPHVDFFLEVVSQWYELVVFTASMEIYGSAVSDKLDGDILKRRYYRQHCTLDLGSYFKDLSVVHNDLSSIVILDNSPGAYRIHPGSPQMSDPSSVENSISIGYGDSSIGASISTSTSSLFRMPFLLVCTTPSSALPTSLNLHGVTLFKKREDKDWGPQIQRRRGGALRIIKTKWRGQGFFFFPEWKLLPLQSLDSGSSCRVFV; encoded by the exons ATGCAGTCAAGAGGAAGATTCTGGTGCTGGACCTTGACGAGACCCTAATCCACTCCCACCCTGATAGGTTGGTGAGACCCAAAGTGAGACCAGGCACTCCACCAGACTTCATCCTAAAG GTGGTGATCAACAGACATCCTGTCAGGTTTTTAGTACATAAAAGACCGCATGTGGACTTCTTCTTAGAAGTG GTGAGTCAGTGGTATGAGCTGGTGGTTTTCACGGCCAGTATGGAAATATATGGCTCAGCCGTGTCTGACAAGCTAGACGGAGACATCCTTAAACGAAGATACTACAGACAG CACTGTACATTGGATCTGGGTAGCTATTTTAAAGATCTTTCTGTGGTGCACAATGATCTATCTAGCATAGTCATCCTGGACAACTCGCCTGGAGCCTACCGCATCCACCCTG GTTCACCTCAGATGTCCGATCCGTCCTCAGTCGAAAACTCCATCAGCATCGGCTATGGGGATTCGTCCATCGGGGCTAGTATCAGCACCTCCACTTCCTCTCTTTTTAGAATGCCGTTTCTCCTGGTTTGCACGACCCCTTCCTCTGCTCTGCCCACATCTCTCAATCTCCATGGTGTGACCCTTTTTAAGAAGAGGGAGGACAAAGACTGGGGGCCACAAatacagaggaggagggggggggcgCTACGTATTATAAAAACAAAGTGGAGAGggcaaggtttttttttttttcctgaaTGGAAACTCTTGCCTTTACAGTCCTTGGATTCTGGGAGTTCATGTCGAGTGTTTGTATAA